One segment of Asaia bogorensis NBRC 16594 DNA contains the following:
- a CDS encoding cellulose synthase subunit BcsC-related outer membrane protein yields the protein MTADRPGLRRSALRAALLASFASSQALADGVPTASPQNTLSADTGKILPAVVKRARYWFEHGRMDDARIALNQARQLAPSDPDVLVLEGQMDLQQGDIAAAHRILKQIREHSNDPDAGRLLDMDLQARSAPGTDIQNARALAQRGATTQAAAAYLKAFPDRPPSLYALEYYRTLAGVPAQREKAQMGLAKLVSGAPNNVEYQIAYAQSLVWDEKNRVTGIQRLEALAKMPGLTEAQRQQINSTTRQSVLWLPATASSDSVISTYLAAHPEDKDIQALRGRALGNTLKPFEIERQKGWDALRANNLQAAIVSFRQALTTAPNDADTLGGLGVTLLRQHRDAEAKTYLDRAMEADPSSATRWRAAESGAVLNDSYAKANYLFSHERYTETLALINPMIKQSPGQSWLRAMRADILERTGRRDDAIAAYEALIAAEPRNASYRERLVRALIEDHRYDEASSVLAQSPIDNPQLKALIYDSQAERASTQTDRLAIFQRADQENALSPWSRLHYAQALLAENRRADAEQVMAPLTETEGTRDPAALQAALFYAAQTGDERTVTRLRAQVPERSMTPDLRRILRQADLRAQVANAPTDPDSARFYFAHLLDQGDPDGSLAQVIATTLYDRGDRAGASQILDLQIARAGGHLNAAQRLAYAGAFLHMRDLERARRLSISLKGAALDATQATQLAQIDTGLAVATSDHLNDQGNRARAYEALAPALDRPNPPVSANLALARLYSSGGQYAQAYQITLQAVQHDPSDLDARLALIQTCISMHRYAEASGYVQQMNAIAPTDPRSWYAAAQLDRARGNIRAAVRELAQARLLRVEQIAPGRESYVRRSNPFASEDVTLQSNQTDPLIRQMDSELTQISDSMAASVTITPGIDSRSGSGLNGLSNVTTDVAGSLPVGGGHIRLAATPTFLSSRSYRSGDVNGPRDIGYNPLNSVIGGALNQSSSMNATGVALSGRYDWRWLTLDAGTSPLGFAVTNVLGGVSVAPKLARNTILTVGAERRSVQDSLISYSGLRDASGATWGGVVRNRVYAQLAYGDENASLYARGGGSYLTGRNTRSNTGYEAGAGGQIRIWGQERPDLRHNLHLGMDLTWFGYDRNEYQFTFGNGGYFSPQNFVAFTFPVTYAGTYKQIDWRVIGRVGYQTYHSSRSQTFPANSDTQALLANVAPLYAYQDGNSANGLTGGIYGAIDYRMTPNLKLSLNADYQKAGPWNEVRAFVAAKYSFLGTK from the coding sequence GTGACCGCTGATCGCCCCGGACTTCGCAGGAGCGCGCTGCGGGCAGCGCTTCTGGCAAGCTTTGCATCAAGCCAGGCCCTTGCAGATGGCGTGCCAACGGCATCGCCCCAGAATACGCTGTCGGCCGATACCGGGAAGATCCTCCCGGCGGTGGTAAAGCGTGCGCGTTACTGGTTCGAGCACGGGCGCATGGATGATGCGCGCATTGCACTCAATCAGGCGCGGCAATTGGCGCCATCCGACCCCGATGTTCTCGTGCTTGAAGGGCAGATGGACCTGCAGCAAGGCGATATCGCTGCAGCACATCGCATCCTTAAACAGATCCGCGAGCACAGTAATGATCCGGATGCCGGTCGATTGCTCGATATGGATCTGCAGGCGCGTTCGGCCCCGGGAACTGATATCCAGAATGCACGAGCCCTCGCGCAACGTGGCGCGACCACTCAGGCGGCGGCGGCCTATCTCAAGGCATTTCCTGACCGACCGCCATCGCTCTATGCGCTCGAATACTATCGCACCCTTGCGGGCGTGCCAGCCCAGCGCGAAAAAGCACAGATGGGCTTGGCCAAACTCGTGTCAGGTGCGCCGAACAACGTTGAATATCAGATTGCCTATGCGCAATCTCTCGTCTGGGACGAGAAAAATCGCGTCACCGGTATTCAGCGTCTTGAAGCTCTGGCAAAGATGCCCGGCCTCACGGAGGCGCAGAGACAGCAGATCAACTCAACAACGCGGCAATCCGTCCTTTGGCTTCCCGCCACGGCATCATCGGATTCTGTCATCAGCACTTATCTTGCGGCTCACCCGGAAGATAAGGATATTCAGGCTCTTCGCGGGCGTGCGCTCGGTAATACGCTGAAGCCTTTCGAGATAGAGCGGCAAAAAGGCTGGGATGCTCTCAGGGCCAACAATCTTCAGGCAGCGATTGTCTCGTTTCGTCAGGCCCTGACAACAGCGCCCAATGACGCAGATACGTTGGGCGGGCTCGGAGTCACGCTCCTTCGTCAACATCGCGACGCCGAGGCAAAGACCTATCTCGACCGGGCCATGGAAGCCGATCCCTCTTCAGCGACCCGCTGGCGCGCTGCCGAAAGCGGCGCCGTTCTCAATGATTCCTACGCCAAGGCAAATTACCTGTTCAGCCATGAGCGTTATACGGAGACGCTGGCGCTGATCAACCCGATGATCAAACAGTCGCCTGGGCAGTCCTGGCTACGAGCCATGCGCGCCGACATTCTCGAGCGAACCGGTCGTCGGGATGATGCCATCGCGGCTTATGAAGCGCTTATCGCTGCCGAACCCCGTAATGCCTCTTACCGCGAACGCCTTGTCAGGGCGCTTATCGAGGATCATCGGTATGATGAGGCCAGTTCTGTCCTCGCTCAGAGCCCGATCGATAACCCTCAGCTTAAAGCCTTGATCTACGACAGTCAGGCTGAACGCGCCTCGACCCAGACAGATCGGCTCGCAATTTTCCAACGTGCGGATCAGGAGAATGCGCTCTCTCCCTGGTCAAGATTACACTATGCTCAGGCATTGCTTGCAGAAAACCGTCGTGCCGACGCGGAACAGGTGATGGCCCCCCTTACCGAGACCGAGGGGACGAGAGATCCCGCTGCTCTTCAGGCTGCACTGTTCTATGCAGCGCAGACAGGTGATGAACGAACCGTCACCCGATTGCGCGCGCAGGTTCCAGAGCGCTCCATGACACCTGACTTGCGCAGGATACTCCGGCAGGCCGATTTGCGGGCTCAAGTGGCCAACGCACCGACTGATCCTGACTCTGCACGCTTCTATTTCGCGCATCTGCTCGATCAGGGTGACCCGGATGGCAGCCTTGCACAGGTGATTGCCACGACACTGTATGATCGTGGTGACCGTGCCGGTGCATCGCAGATACTGGATCTGCAGATTGCCCGCGCTGGCGGCCATCTCAACGCTGCGCAGCGACTGGCCTATGCGGGGGCCTTCCTGCATATGCGCGATCTCGAGCGCGCTAGGCGCCTATCGATATCGCTCAAGGGCGCAGCGCTGGACGCAACCCAGGCAACGCAGCTCGCGCAAATCGACACGGGTCTTGCTGTCGCGACCTCTGATCACCTCAATGATCAGGGTAACCGTGCCCGTGCCTATGAAGCGCTTGCCCCCGCTCTGGACCGACCGAACCCGCCAGTCTCCGCCAATCTCGCCCTTGCGCGGCTCTACAGCTCGGGGGGGCAGTACGCGCAGGCATACCAGATCACCCTGCAGGCGGTGCAGCATGACCCGAGCGATCTGGATGCGCGGCTGGCGTTGATCCAGACATGTATCTCAATGCATCGCTACGCCGAGGCGAGCGGCTACGTCCAGCAGATGAACGCTATAGCCCCCACGGATCCCAGGAGTTGGTATGCTGCAGCGCAGCTGGATCGGGCGAGGGGCAACATCCGGGCGGCCGTACGTGAACTCGCTCAGGCACGCCTTCTGCGCGTCGAGCAGATTGCGCCTGGCCGCGAGTCCTATGTGCGGCGGTCTAACCCCTTTGCCAGCGAGGATGTGACGCTCCAAAGCAATCAGACTGACCCGCTGATTCGGCAGATGGACAGCGAGCTGACACAAATCAGCGATAGTATGGCGGCCTCTGTCACCATAACCCCTGGTATCGATAGCCGCTCGGGTTCGGGCCTGAATGGTCTCAGCAATGTCACAACGGATGTTGCAGGATCGTTGCCTGTCGGAGGCGGACATATCCGGCTGGCCGCAACACCGACGTTCCTGAGCAGCCGCTCGTACCGCAGCGGGGACGTGAACGGACCACGCGATATCGGGTACAATCCGCTCAATAGCGTTATAGGGGGCGCTCTTAACCAGAGCAGTTCCATGAATGCGACGGGTGTTGCGCTCTCGGGTAGATATGACTGGCGTTGGCTTACCCTCGATGCTGGCACGTCACCTCTTGGCTTCGCGGTGACGAATGTTCTGGGCGGCGTAAGCGTGGCGCCCAAGCTGGCGCGGAACACGATCCTGACAGTTGGAGCCGAACGCCGTTCGGTGCAGGACTCTCTGATTTCCTATTCCGGCCTTCGTGACGCATCGGGCGCCACATGGGGTGGTGTTGTTCGCAACCGGGTTTATGCGCAGCTGGCCTATGGTGATGAAAATGCCTCGCTCTATGCACGCGGAGGTGGATCTTATCTGACGGGGCGCAATACACGCAGCAACACCGGGTACGAGGCGGGTGCAGGAGGACAGATCAGGATATGGGGGCAGGAACGGCCTGATCTGCGCCACAATCTGCATCTCGGGATGGATCTGACGTGGTTCGGCTATGATCGTAACGAATATCAGTTCACGTTTGGTAATGGTGGCTATTTCTCGCCTCAGAACTTCGTCGCGTTTACCTTTCCGGTCACCTACGCTGGGACGTACAAACAAATCGACTGGCGCGTTATTGGTCGTGTAGGATATCAGACCTACCACTCGTCGCGTTCACAAACCTTTCCTGCCAATTCGGATACGCAGGCGTTGCTCGCCAACGTGGCCCCGCTCTATGCGTATCAGGATGGAAATTCCGCCAATGGTCTGACGGGCGGGATTTACGGTGCCATCGATTATCGCATGACACCTAACCTCAAGCTCAGCCTCAACGCCGATTACCAGAAGGCCGGGCCTTGGAATGAGGTCAGAGCTTTTGTTGCAGCCAAATACAGTTTTCTGGGGACGAAATGA
- the bcsA gene encoding UDP-forming cellulose synthase catalytic subunit produces the protein MKHVRHSIAFLESWIDDAHHSPARTAIKTGLISFAILCMVIAAFVHLNLAGQTIVCIFGIVLFMLVNRHPGPRATLVLKGLSIIVSLRYLSWRLTETLNFSSWTQSILGSVLVLAEIYAFVMLILSYFQTLHPLGREVTPMPKDITTWPSVDIYIPTYNEELRIVRQTVLAALGIDWPRDRINVYLLDDGHREEFREFAEACGAGYIARSEHNHAKAGNLNHAMQLTKGELIAIFDCDHIASRTFLQETVGPFLLKPHLALIQTPHHFYSPDPFQRNFSHGAVVPPEGNLFYGLIQDGNDFWNATFFCGSCAVIRRTALEEIGGVAVETVTEDMHTALKLQRRGWSTAYLAKPLAAGLSTERLILHVGQRMRWARGMLQIMRLDNPLTGPGLNFAQRLCYFAAIASFLFAIPRLIFLTSPMAYLLFNQTLIDASPFAIAIYAMPHLIHSVLTSARTNRNWRYSLWSEVYETTLAPFLARVSVMTLIFPRRGKFNVTEKGGLLDRSYLDWSAVYPNVYLAAALLATLGVGLFRLAHTHHDTIVSNALLMNIVWITVSIVIVLAAISIGRESMQIRRSHRVEMVVPVTVCTADGRMFQYTSENMSNGGGMLHGHAPVEALPDDSLITVLVPDRNETYALPAKVIRATSQGTLALSWATTTIIQEAQIVRVIFGRRDAWASWADYKPDSLPRSILLLLRSIVDLFKPATFRKKKRGVALKPRIVQAVPQKTAVVVRPKAGLLQALLLSLGLGTTFTASMAHAQQNPAELPMPTGVPAAAGASMSAPAVGRQAPNIPPANVSPAPTAGAAPAGPTAPAPATPEPQPAAEPVANPVLSPAADLPGPAREELENARTTSWSFTQLGSADTLIMTPWIPIQGLNFGIPSSEVVTAATLTLHGSMSPDMLPAGSGVTIFLNDQFIGVIHPDKAKPQFDGLTFTVNPLFFKEHNVLTFHFAGQYTLSCGDQTSALLWAKMLGQSSLSITSAPLPPSRDLATLPAPFFNDAVLTPARVPFVIARQSSPQTLEASAILASWFGALSDYRGASFPVLSQLPPSGGAVVVGPASALGTLLSGQAPVSGPTIIETVNANDAFGAVLIVTGRTDDEVVAAAKSIAFASKGFPHESRINAPVVSIEPRKPYDAPGFVSRTQPIRIGDLVSLSSLQGYGYVPGTISVPFRTTPDIYTWRAHPLSMHFTVRGPLGTEIDRQRSHVDVSVNGIYLKSVSLAPPSDLPQWLRRLWPDSSRAQSAHVSIPPWAIYGANTLGFYLESRPIGRRDCSGMTQDLRMSIDPDSTIDLTRAYHYTQLPNLAYFANSGFPFTRMADLSDTAIVLPANHTEGVESAFLDMVGMIGASTHFPVSGLGVIHADAVSENETRNLIVMDTRVSSPAIERFLRGTPYSFTGSTLNYTRSGLLEPFRLLARSMNGNDDGGQASTLQALSATTSLGDGGALIERRSPFSSDATMLLMLSENPQGLERLIQAMRNPKTQPMIQGDLALINGSHIIATRNLPTYAIGSLPFWFWPDLYLGDHPFRVILLAVIGVGLGVLILFRVLTNHARRRAKELHRDR, from the coding sequence ATGAAGCACGTACGCCATAGCATCGCCTTCCTGGAATCATGGATCGATGATGCGCATCATTCGCCTGCGCGCACAGCCATAAAGACAGGGCTAATTTCCTTCGCCATTCTCTGCATGGTGATTGCGGCGTTCGTGCACCTTAATCTTGCCGGACAGACAATCGTCTGTATCTTCGGCATCGTTCTCTTCATGCTCGTCAACAGGCATCCGGGACCTCGTGCCACGCTTGTTCTGAAGGGGCTGTCGATCATTGTATCGCTGCGCTATCTCAGCTGGAGACTGACCGAGACGCTTAATTTCAGCTCATGGACGCAGTCGATACTGGGCAGCGTGCTCGTCCTTGCTGAGATCTACGCCTTCGTCATGTTGATCCTCAGCTACTTCCAGACGCTTCATCCGCTGGGGCGTGAAGTCACCCCCATGCCCAAGGACATCACGACCTGGCCAAGCGTTGATATCTATATCCCCACCTACAATGAAGAGCTGCGCATCGTTCGCCAGACGGTACTAGCCGCCCTGGGCATCGACTGGCCCAGAGACAGAATCAACGTCTATCTGCTCGATGATGGTCACCGCGAAGAGTTCCGTGAATTCGCCGAAGCCTGTGGCGCAGGGTATATCGCCCGTTCCGAGCATAATCATGCCAAGGCAGGCAATCTCAACCATGCCATGCAGCTGACGAAGGGTGAGCTGATCGCAATTTTTGATTGCGATCATATCGCTAGCAGAACATTCCTGCAGGAGACCGTTGGTCCGTTCCTGCTGAAGCCCCACCTCGCGCTCATTCAGACCCCGCATCACTTCTATTCGCCAGATCCGTTTCAGCGCAACTTCTCTCACGGTGCCGTTGTGCCACCTGAGGGAAATCTGTTCTACGGGCTCATCCAGGATGGCAATGATTTCTGGAACGCAACCTTCTTCTGTGGCTCATGCGCCGTCATCCGGCGCACTGCGCTTGAGGAGATTGGTGGGGTGGCGGTCGAGACCGTAACCGAAGACATGCACACGGCGCTCAAGCTGCAGCGTCGCGGCTGGTCGACTGCCTATCTTGCCAAACCGTTGGCGGCCGGGCTTTCCACCGAGCGTCTTATCCTGCACGTCGGTCAGCGCATGAGGTGGGCGCGTGGCATGTTGCAGATCATGCGCCTGGACAACCCCCTGACCGGGCCGGGGCTCAATTTCGCGCAAAGGCTCTGCTATTTTGCGGCCATCGCCAGCTTTCTGTTCGCCATTCCGCGCCTTATCTTTCTGACATCGCCCATGGCGTATCTTCTATTCAATCAGACCCTTATTGATGCCTCGCCGTTCGCGATCGCGATCTACGCCATGCCGCATCTCATACACAGTGTTCTCACATCGGCCCGTACAAACAGGAACTGGCGTTATTCACTGTGGAGTGAAGTGTATGAGACGACACTGGCGCCGTTCCTTGCGCGTGTGAGCGTCATGACGCTTATCTTCCCCCGTCGCGGTAAATTCAACGTCACCGAGAAGGGCGGATTGCTGGACCGTTCCTATCTCGATTGGAGCGCTGTCTATCCGAACGTCTATCTCGCCGCAGCCCTTCTTGCGACGCTCGGAGTAGGCCTGTTTCGCCTCGCACATACCCATCACGACACGATCGTCTCGAACGCGTTGCTCATGAATATCGTGTGGATCACGGTCAGCATCGTGATCGTGCTTGCGGCTATCTCGATTGGACGTGAGTCGATGCAGATCCGTCGCAGCCATCGCGTCGAGATGGTCGTGCCTGTTACCGTTTGTACGGCTGATGGCCGAATGTTCCAGTACACCAGCGAGAACATGTCCAACGGCGGCGGCATGTTGCATGGGCACGCCCCGGTTGAGGCGCTACCCGACGACAGCCTGATCACCGTGCTCGTACCAGACCGCAACGAGACCTATGCGCTGCCTGCAAAGGTCATACGCGCCACATCACAAGGCACGCTGGCGCTCAGCTGGGCCACAACAACAATCATACAGGAGGCCCAGATCGTGCGAGTCATATTCGGTCGTCGGGACGCATGGGCCAGTTGGGCCGATTACAAGCCGGATAGCCTGCCGCGTTCAATTCTTCTCCTCCTGCGCAGTATTGTCGATCTCTTCAAGCCAGCGACCTTTCGCAAGAAAAAGCGCGGCGTGGCGCTGAAACCCCGTATCGTACAGGCGGTTCCACAGAAGACTGCCGTGGTGGTGCGCCCCAAAGCCGGGCTACTACAGGCCCTTCTACTTTCGCTCGGGCTGGGTACGACATTCACGGCTTCGATGGCGCATGCTCAGCAAAACCCGGCTGAGCTTCCCATGCCGACCGGGGTACCTGCCGCAGCAGGTGCTTCGATGTCGGCACCTGCTGTTGGACGTCAGGCTCCAAATATCCCCCCCGCCAACGTTTCTCCAGCACCGACTGCTGGCGCTGCGCCAGCGGGGCCAACGGCTCCGGCCCCGGCAACCCCGGAACCGCAACCTGCCGCCGAACCAGTTGCAAACCCGGTACTATCTCCTGCTGCTGATCTGCCTGGTCCCGCACGGGAAGAGCTTGAGAATGCGCGGACGACGTCATGGAGCTTCACCCAGCTTGGGAGTGCCGACACTCTGATCATGACGCCATGGATTCCAATCCAGGGCCTCAATTTTGGTATCCCATCCTCGGAAGTCGTCACGGCAGCGACACTGACCCTGCACGGCTCAATGTCACCCGATATGCTGCCCGCGGGCAGTGGTGTGACGATTTTTCTCAACGATCAGTTCATCGGCGTTATTCATCCAGACAAGGCCAAACCGCAATTCGACGGCCTGACTTTCACGGTAAATCCGCTGTTTTTCAAAGAGCACAATGTGCTGACGTTCCATTTCGCGGGTCAGTACACCCTGAGTTGTGGCGATCAGACCAGTGCCCTTCTCTGGGCAAAAATGCTGGGGCAATCGAGCCTGTCTATAACGTCGGCTCCCCTGCCGCCCTCGCGCGACCTCGCGACACTGCCCGCGCCGTTCTTCAACGACGCAGTCCTGACGCCAGCCCGTGTTCCCTTCGTCATTGCGCGCCAGAGTTCGCCTCAAACGCTTGAGGCGTCAGCCATCCTTGCATCCTGGTTCGGTGCCCTCAGCGATTATCGCGGCGCCTCTTTTCCTGTTCTTTCGCAATTGCCCCCCTCGGGTGGTGCCGTCGTTGTCGGGCCAGCCTCTGCCCTGGGCACGCTCCTGTCCGGCCAGGCGCCTGTTTCAGGACCCACCATTATTGAAACAGTGAACGCGAATGACGCGTTTGGCGCAGTCCTGATTGTCACGGGACGTACGGATGACGAGGTCGTCGCTGCCGCGAAGTCAATCGCGTTCGCAAGTAAGGGCTTTCCGCACGAGTCTCGTATCAACGCCCCGGTAGTCAGTATCGAACCGCGCAAGCCTTACGACGCGCCTGGTTTCGTATCGCGGACTCAACCTATACGGATCGGAGACCTCGTATCGCTTTCGAGCCTTCAGGGTTATGGCTATGTGCCTGGGACGATATCCGTACCCTTCCGCACGACCCCGGACATCTATACCTGGCGTGCCCATCCGCTCAGCATGCACTTCACTGTGCGTGGGCCACTGGGTACCGAAATCGATCGTCAGCGCTCCCATGTGGATGTCAGCGTCAACGGCATCTATCTGAAAAGCGTCTCCCTCGCTCCCCCTTCGGATCTGCCTCAGTGGCTTCGTCGTCTGTGGCCGGATTCATCCCGAGCCCAATCGGCGCATGTCTCGATTCCTCCCTGGGCGATCTATGGCGCCAATACGCTCGGCTTCTATCTCGAGAGCCGTCCGATCGGGCGTCGTGACTGCAGTGGTATGACGCAGGACCTGCGTATGAGCATCGATCCTGACTCGACCATCGATCTGACGCGCGCCTATCACTACACGCAGTTGCCCAACCTTGCTTACTTCGCAAACTCTGGCTTCCCGTTCACGCGCATGGCTGATTTGTCGGATACGGCAATCGTTCTGCCCGCCAATCATACCGAGGGCGTTGAATCTGCTTTCCTCGATATGGTCGGCATGATCGGTGCGTCCACCCATTTCCCCGTCTCCGGTCTTGGGGTCATCCATGCAGATGCCGTGTCAGAAAACGAGACGCGCAATCTGATCGTCATGGACACGCGAGTATCGTCACCCGCAATCGAGCGTTTCCTGCGTGGTACACCCTACAGCTTCACAGGTTCGACGTTGAACTACACCCGCTCCGGGTTGCTGGAGCCCTTCCGTTTGCTCGCGCGCTCCATGAACGGAAACGACGATGGCGGGCAGGCGAGCACGCTTCAGGCACTCAGCGCCACCACATCATTGGGAGACGGTGGAGCCCTCATCGAACGTCGTTCGCCATTCTCGTCGGATGCCACCATGTTGCTGATGCTCAGCGAGAATCCCCAAGGGCTCGAGCGTCTCATCCAGGCCATGAGAAACCCCAAGACCCAGCCAATGATTCAGGGTGATCTCGCGCTGATCAATGGTTCCCACATCATCGCCACCCGCAATCTGCCGACCTATGCAATTGGCTCTCTGCCATTCTGGTTCTGGCCCGATCTGTATCTCGGTGATCATCCCTTCCGGGTCATTCTCCTGGCGGTGATCGGGGTCGGTCTGGGCGTGTTAATCCTGTTCCGAGTTCTCACCAATCATGCCCGACGTCGCGCCAAGGAATTGCATCGTGACCGCTGA
- a CDS encoding cellulose synthase operon protein YhjQ/BcsQ produces MTLICVASPKGGVGKTMLAAHLADEIRRAGVPHVVAIDLDPQNALRLHFGVPMAHRYGLSSCIAAGRSWEGALMSTSNDIQLYPFGSQPLHAQAEFEEAIRNRPDLIASEVARLSERSDTVVIVDTSPGYSVAFSTILPIANVVVTVMTAEASCISLLPDIHAASCYGIPAAEAAHFTHRVIVNRFDPLNRVGAMALPQIVRRIGPMHLGTICRDEHVGEAFASQRLVQHYAPYSRAAADLELVGTRLIQTITNLH; encoded by the coding sequence ATGACTCTGATCTGCGTAGCCTCTCCGAAGGGCGGTGTTGGTAAAACCATGTTGGCGGCGCATCTGGCCGATGAGATACGTCGTGCGGGTGTTCCACATGTAGTCGCCATCGATCTCGATCCACAAAACGCGCTCAGGCTGCATTTTGGTGTCCCCATGGCGCACCGATACGGCCTGTCGAGCTGCATTGCCGCTGGCCGTTCGTGGGAAGGCGCACTGATGTCGACCTCTAATGACATCCAGCTTTATCCGTTTGGGTCCCAGCCTTTGCACGCTCAGGCGGAGTTCGAAGAGGCCATCAGAAACCGTCCCGATCTCATCGCCTCCGAGGTCGCACGCCTGAGCGAACGCAGTGATACTGTTGTGATTGTCGATACCTCGCCGGGTTATTCGGTCGCCTTTTCAACGATTTTGCCGATCGCCAACGTCGTTGTTACGGTCATGACGGCAGAAGCCTCCTGTATCTCCCTCCTGCCCGATATCCATGCTGCCAGCTGTTATGGCATTCCGGCGGCCGAGGCCGCTCACTTCACACACCGTGTCATTGTCAACCGGTTTGACCCGCTGAACCGCGTAGGCGCCATGGCGCTGCCGCAGATCGTGCGTCGTATCGGTCCGATGCATCTCGGGACGATCTGCCGGGATGAGCATGTAGGGGAGGCTTTTGCGAGCCAGCGCCTGGTTCAGCATTATGCGCCTTATTCGAGGGCTGCGGCTGATCTGGAGCTTGTGGGTACGCGGTTAATCCAGACCATCACCAATCTGCATTGA
- a CDS encoding glycosyl hydrolase family 8 gives MVRRQFCRDSILAAASFGIAGEAFAQTQGLGDPDWELYKKKYLCPEGRIVDTGNQDVSHSEGQGYGLLFASTFNDQAAFDQIWAWTRDNLKHKDGSLHSWRWTPTAPHVSDTNNATDGDLMIAWALRRAAILWRSEAYLDQAKAILHDLAEKCVRKVGSRLVLLPGMKGFDRPKSVIINLSYYLLPALDRAVLLDPSGPWKSVSEHGQQLLQSCRFGLWGLPPDWLAIDRKSERPVPAPGYPPRFSYDAIRIPLYFRWGKRLPATLTQSLYAVSQNYSMTALPAWVDLMTGERSPYNAPPGFRAVYLFALNGSDALSDLPNIKESSDYYSSSLTLLARIASMEMV, from the coding sequence ATGGTCAGGCGCCAATTTTGCCGTGACTCAATTCTTGCTGCAGCGTCCTTCGGTATCGCCGGGGAGGCTTTTGCGCAGACGCAAGGACTGGGCGACCCTGATTGGGAGCTTTACAAGAAAAAATACCTGTGCCCCGAGGGACGCATCGTGGATACGGGGAACCAGGACGTATCGCATTCGGAAGGGCAGGGATACGGGCTGCTTTTTGCCTCGACGTTCAACGATCAGGCTGCGTTCGACCAGATATGGGCATGGACGAGAGATAATCTCAAGCACAAGGACGGCAGCCTCCATAGCTGGAGATGGACGCCAACAGCACCTCATGTGAGTGACACAAACAATGCGACGGATGGTGATCTTATGATCGCCTGGGCATTGCGCAGGGCCGCGATCCTGTGGCGGTCGGAAGCCTATCTCGACCAGGCGAAGGCCATATTGCATGACCTGGCCGAAAAATGCGTGCGCAAGGTTGGCAGTCGCCTTGTTTTATTGCCCGGTATGAAAGGGTTTGACCGACCGAAATCGGTCATCATCAATCTTTCATACTATCTGCTGCCAGCACTCGACCGCGCGGTACTGCTCGACCCGTCTGGGCCCTGGAAAAGCGTCAGCGAGCACGGACAACAACTACTCCAGAGCTGCCGTTTCGGTTTGTGGGGCTTGCCGCCTGATTGGCTTGCGATTGATCGAAAGTCAGAAAGGCCGGTTCCCGCTCCCGGCTATCCCCCCCGGTTTTCGTACGATGCGATACGGATCCCGCTCTATTTCAGATGGGGCAAGCGTCTCCCGGCCACGCTGACGCAGTCGCTTTACGCCGTGAGCCAGAACTACTCGATGACAGCGCTTCCTGCATGGGTCGATCTCATGACGGGTGAGCGCTCGCCCTATAACGCGCCTCCCGGTTTCAGGGCAGTTTATCTGTTCGCGCTTAACGGCTCGGACGCTCTGTCGGATCTGCCGAACATCAAGGAGAGTAGTGATTACTACTCATCCTCCCTGACACTCCTCGCAAGAATAGCCTCCATGGAGATGGTTTGA